The following are from one region of the Aspergillus luchuensis IFO 4308 DNA, chromosome 4, nearly complete sequence genome:
- a CDS encoding SDR family oxidoreductase (COG:Q;~EggNog:ENOG410PNGT;~InterPro:IPR036291,IPR002347;~PFAM:PF08659,PF00106,PF13561;~go_process: GO:0055114 - oxidation-reduction process [Evidence IEA]) yields MQSRLTSVILQAIARAHAQSGVKGLVLITQSAQSAEETKAVLQAEFPSVDVLALPTDITNEKEIAQTFDTIRNHFGIAHTLINNAGVFASIAPVAQSDSNTWWKDFEVNVRGTYLVTAAYLRLIAAESADFQPTVVNLISTIGLTPPGLSSYFISKLAVAKFTEFVTAENPQVATYSLSPGIVQTSMTLDSFKPFAKDTAELPGAVTVYLAAKRPQYLNGRHLSSNWDLAELEDMKTELSSSDTLKVGQFI; encoded by the exons ATGCAATCACGACTGACCTCCGTGATACTCCAGGCTATTGCGCGAGCTCACGCCCAGTCCGGCGTCAAAGGGCTAGTCCTGATAACTCAGTCGGCTCAGTCGGCTGAAGAGACGAAAGCAGTCTTGCAAGCCGAATTCCCCTCTGTTGATGTGCTGGCTCTGCCCACGGACATCACCAATGAGAAGGAAATAGCGCAGACTTTCGACACTATCAGGAACCACTTTGGCATCGCTCACACTTTGATCAACAACGCCGGGGTTTTTGCCTCGATAGCGCCCGTTGCCCAATCAGACTCCAACACCTGGTGGAAGGACTTTGAGGTCAACGTACGGGGGACATACCTTGTCACTGCGGCATATCTGCGTCTGATCGCCGCTGAGAGCGCTGATTTTCAGCCCACTGTAGTCAACCTCATTTCGACGATTGGTCTGACGCCGCCTGGACTGAGCAGTTACTTTATCAGTAAACTGGCTGTGGCAAAGTTCACCGAGTTCGTCACAGCCGAGAACCCCCAGGTTGCCACCTACAGTCTCTCTCCGGGTATCGTACAAACCAGCATGACCCTGGATTCATTCAAGCCATTTGCTAAAGACACCG CGGAACTCCCAGGTGCCGTGACCGTCTACTTGGCCGCGAAACGGCCACAATACCTTAATGGACGTCACCTATCCTCCAATTGGGATTTGGCAGAGCTTGAAGACATGAAAACTGAGTTGTCCTCATCAGATACACTGAAAGTGGGTCAATTCATCTGA
- a CDS encoding uncharacterized protein (COG:Q;~EggNog:ENOG410PU77;~InterPro:IPR001128,IPR017972,IPR002401,IPR036396;~go_function: GO:0005506 - iron ion binding [Evidence IEA];~go_function: GO:0016705 - oxidoreductase activity, acting on paired donors, with incorporation or reduction of molecular oxygen [Evidence IEA];~go_function: GO:0020037 - heme binding [Evidence IEA];~go_process: GO:0055114 - oxidation-reduction process [Evidence IEA]), with translation MNILLAGRDTTASLLSNLFFMLARRPKIWKKLREEVATLNGRAPTYQQLRNLTYLKYCLNESLRFHPVVPVNSRKALSNTVLPVGGGPNGKSPVFVRKGTIVFYSVWAMHRRQDLYGPDANEFRPERWADLRPGWEYLPFNGGPRICIGQQYALTEAAYVTVRLAQQFSTLETRDPGPWEEALTLTLCSRNGTKVCLRH, from the exons ATGAACATTCTCCTTGCCGGCCGTGATACCACCGCATCACTACTGAGCAATTTGTTCTTTATGCTTGCGCGGCGCCCGAAaatctggaagaagctgcgtGAGGAGGTCGCGACTCTCAACGGTCGCGCACCCACATACCAGCAGCTTCGGAATTTGACATACCTTAAATACTGTCTGAATGAGT CGCTTCGTTTTCACCCAGTCGTCCCAGTAAATTCTCGTAAAGCACTGAGTAATACTGTGCTGCCAGTCGGTGGCGGTCCCAACGGGAAATCCCCCGTTTTCGTGCGCAAGGGTACTATCGTGTTCTACAGCGTGTGGGCAATGCATCGTCGCCAAGATCTATATGGACCTGACGCAAATGAGTTTCGTCCGGAGCGCTGGGCAGATCTGCGCCCAGGATGGGAATACTTGCCGTTTAACGGTGGTCCTCGGATCTGCATCGGCCAACAATATGCCTTGACCGAAGCCGCATATGTTACTGTCCGTCTGGCACAGCAGTTCTCAACTCTGGAGACCAGGGATCCTGGTCCGTGGGAGGAAGCACTCACCTTGACTCTGTGCTCTCGGAATGGCACTAAGGTCTGTCTAAGACATTGA
- a CDS encoding uncharacterized protein (COG:K;~EggNog:ENOG410PJHT;~InterPro:IPR036864,IPR007219,IPR001138;~PFAM:PF00172,PF04082;~TransMembrane:1 (o561-582i);~go_function: GO:0000981 - DNA-binding transcription factor activity, RNA polymerase II-specific [Evidence IEA];~go_function: GO:0003677 - DNA binding [Evidence IEA];~go_function: GO:0008270 - zinc ion binding [Evidence IEA];~go_process: GO:0006351 - transcription, DNA-templated [Evidence IEA];~go_process: GO:0006355 - regulation of transcription, DNA-templated [Evidence IEA]): MLYNVVSLRSTPLVKRKKVRRACEFCRQHRVRCDGGLPCGQCRANKIQCSKPTQHSRPPSGTRKLQPAALRSPRPAQSAPPSTPIQEGPNQQVRPRSSSQRSLSTNHAAIAPPRPQLDSFAGFIFRMNNFCSMVSQMSARPSPQPIDPAPSDAQYSSPNLLRTTESDVTYLTLDSLQNLERSVFDVFWTRYHPLMPIISPEDLTITSGQKSEPLRQALMAYCLQSIHYAGLQNRLLSIQMGSVSLHAGEHSHQAPSLASLYVAFFQRALGKNSDYLLYAEPSLLDVQRHLFMAAFLQNSGEYQAAYNIIGVAMRLAQSLDLQHPLVTRATTHEDETRRHVWWTLVHLDFHCSRLLGKPMAISLDDAILNTPLLNPQDPWDTPELGFHSASISLTVVARKMAEDLERHVRDASGTIDPYDQIERHAHFLSREIKGLYRWRDQILDANLYTNITLICNVYQPDEVTSSMSRLKHDQNATLSFHEAPALTLQKSLLELQYHDIILWAHRPFIQFPSRGLVPQRSPQADIHATTALQHALTVTDLIHTRMLYNDALYGCPEIYQYVWNAVLTLVGFMLAYPLCYWFPLAQQHVERSLPIFEGAGTDNPIASRAAQRTRYLLGRVSALIELLSSQSSAFSDRNDHRRVQTDEQMDAENQQSLPFASEENALWSFADTVDPNTWSGYCHEISDMLMDVPEIHLGTNF; this comes from the coding sequence ATGCTTTACAACGTTGTTTCTTTACGATCAACACCACTGGTCAAACGGAAGAAAGTGCGCCGAGCATGCGAGTTTTGCCGTCAGCACCGGGTTCGCTGCGATGGTGGATTACCCTGTGGCCAGTGTCGTGCCAACAAGATCCAATGCAGCAAGCCGACCCAGCACTCAAGACCACCTTCTGGCACCCGGAAACTGCAGCCGGCTGCTCTACGCAGTCCCCGGCCAGCCCAGTCTGCGCCGCCATCTACCCCGATTCAAGAAggccccaaccaacaagtGAGGCCAAGATCCAGTTCACAACGGAGTCTATCCACAAACCATGCTGCCATCGCTCCTCCGCGCCCGCAGTTGGATTCCTTTGCTGGCTTTATCTTTCGAATGAATAATTTCTGCTCTATGGTATCGCAGATGTCAGCTCGCCCATCCCCTCAACCTATTGACCCGGCTCCTTCAGACGCTCAGTATTCCTCGCCAAACTTGCTGAGGACAACCGAGTCGGATGTGACATATCTGACGCTGGACAGCTTACAGAATCTTGAAAGATCGGTGTTTGATGTCTTCTGGACTCGGTATCATCCTCTAATGCCGATTATTAGCCCGGAGGACTTGACGATCACGTCGGGTCAAAAGTCTGAGCCATTGCGGCAAGCGCTGATGGCCTACTGCTTACAATCAATCCATTATGCTGGGCTTCAGAACCGCTTGCTAAGCATTCAAATGGGCTCAGTATCATTACACGCAGGGGAGCATTCCCATCAAGCCCCTTCGCTAGCTAGCCTATATGTTGCTTTTTTCCAGAGGGCTCTTGGGAAGAACAGCGACTATCTCTTGTACGCAGAGCCTTCTTTACTAGACGTGCAGCGGCATCTCTTCATGGCCGCTTTTCTACAGAACTCTGGAGAGTACCAAGCagcatataatattattggCGTGGCGATGCGACTCGCACAGTCGCTGGACTTACAGCACCCCCTGGTAACTCGTGCGACCACACATGAGGATGAGACGCGTCGTCATGTTTGGTGGACATTGGTACACCTCGACTTCCATTGTTCACGACTTCTGGGAAAGCCTATGGCTATCTCTCTAGATGATGCGATACTCAACACGCCACTTTTAAACCCGCAGGATCCTTGGGATACGCCAGAGCTCGGATTCCATTCGGCATCGATATCGCTCACTGTTGTGGCAAGGAAGATGGCCGAGGATTTGGAGCGCCATGTGCGTGATGCATCAGGGACAATAGATCCATATGATCAAATCGAGCGCCATGCGCACTTTTTGTCGCGGGAAATCAAGGGCCTGTACCGATGGAGAGATCAAATTTTGGACGCGAACCTCTACACCAACATTACACTTATATGTAATGTTTATCAACCAGACGAGGTTACCTCTTCCATGAGTCGGCTGAAACATGATCAGAATGCAACACTGTCGTTTCATGAGGCCCCAGCGCTCACCTTACAAAAATCGCTTCTAGAGCTTCAATACCATGACATCATACTCTGGGCTCACCGACCATTTATCCAGTTCCCAAGTCGCGGCTTAGTTCCGCAACGGAGCCCACAAGCCGATATACACGCTACCACGGCACTACAACACGCCCTAACCGTCACAGACCTCATACACACTCGCATGCTTTATAATGATGCTCTTTATGGATGTCCAGAAATCTACCAGTACGTGTGGAATGCTGTTCTGACCCTTGTAGGGTTTATGCTGGCCTACCCCCTATGCTACTGGTTCCCACTTGCTCAACAACATGTTGAGCGATCACTTCCGATATTTGAGGGGGCGGGGACAGATAATCCAATCGCATCCCGAGCGGCTCAACGGACACGGTATCTACTAGGGAGAGTTAGTGCCCTCATAGAGTTGTTGAGTTCTCAATCATCAGCGTTCAGTGATCGCAACGATCATCGGAGGGTGCAGACCGACGAACAAATGGATGCAGAGAACCAGCAATCTTTGCCCTTCGCATCCGAGGAGAATGCTTTGTGGTCATTTGCAGATACTGTTGACCCTAATACCTGGTCTGGTTACTGTCATGAAATCAGTGATATGTTGATGGATGTGCCTGAGATACATTTGGGAACTAATTTTTGA
- a CDS encoding uncharacterized protein (COG:I;~EggNog:ENOG410PM3A;~InterPro:IPR003703,IPR029069,IPR042171;~PFAM:PF03061,PF13622;~go_function: GO:0047617 - acyl-CoA hydrolase activity [Evidence IEA];~go_process: GO:0006637 - acyl-CoA metabolic process [Evidence IEA]), producing MDTNIQAIPGLEKAFAVRPASDDNDDIFTNVNPLWCPLGLNAVFGGVLMSQALNAVMQRASPSFVVHSMHCQFIKATRVGTPVFYHVSRVSQGKASSVYTISARQYDHDVFIATVSFRRASAPVGNVLKHAVPKPELVFDDETQPHRYGEGTARSLFEFKMATATIGKPEKR from the exons ATGGATACCAATATACAAGCAATCCCTGGACTAGAGAAGGCTTTTGCTGTGAGGCCGGCCTCGGACGATAACGAT GACATCTTCACTAATGTAAATCCTCTATGGTGCCCGCTCGGACTGAATGCCGTATTTGGGGGCGTCCTCATGTCTCAAGCCCTTAACGCGGTAATGCAGCGAGCGTCACCTTCCTTTGTCGTCCACAGCATGCATTGCCAATTTATCAAGGCCACACGGGTTGGGACCCCTGTTTTCTATCATGTGAGCCGAGTGAGTCAGGGCAAAGCATCCAGTGTGTACACTATATCTGCAAGGCAATATGATCACGATGTCTTCATCGCAACCGTGAGCTTTAGACGGGCTTCAGCTCCAGTTGGGAATGTCTTGAAACATGCAGTTCCAAAGCCTGAATTAGTGTTTGATGACGAGACGCAACCCCATCGCTATGGTGAAGGCACTGCGAGATCTCTGTTTGAATTTAAAATGGCAACGGCTACCATCGGTAAGCCCGAGAAACGATAA
- a CDS encoding uncharacterized protein (COG:Q;~EggNog:ENOG410Q2P6;~InterPro:IPR034001,IPR043926,IPR027417,IPR003593, IPR010929,IPR017871,IPR034003,IPR003439,IPR013525;~PFAM:PF01061,PF00005,PF06422;~TransMembrane:9 (o446-469i490-515o527-551i558-577o663-685i1109-1126o1146-1177i1197-1230o1343-1367i);~go_component: GO:0016020 - membrane [Evidence IEA];~go_component: GO:0016021 - integral component of membrane [Evidence IEA];~go_function: GO:0005524 - ATP binding [Evidence IEA];~go_function: GO:0016887 - ATPase activity [Evidence IEA];~go_function: GO:0042626 - ATPase-coupled transmembrane transporter activity [Evidence IEA];~go_process: GO:0055085 - transmembrane transport [Evidence IEA]): protein METLGCENNEYNGSQETHQDAEIDQLVANFLNRQTTSESERLGGIIFKELSVIGAGVGRQQMSDVPETLRRLKSLANPVTWFSRKEIPSRPILQRLTGTIREGEMLMILGRPGSGCTTVLKALSNMRDEYLRMEGDVWYGSMDASTARRIRPNQVAFVGEDDIHFPTLSVSTTLRFALNARHSNSDPNRASRIEEDLQNLLQLMGLAHAAQVRIGTDHLRGVSGGQRRRVSLAEALCTRASLFCFDNPTRGLDSSTAIRFLTTMRKYTTRSRCMTAMSLYQASDVAVSMFDKILVLNDGHVAYYGPASSAKAYFESLGFYCSPRISVSDFLASMSGPLAGRQVREDPQRPVPVQPGDFEARFRESSFYQQTVREAVEPPQSATSKDSRASEYALPLYRQVYECTVRHYQIFLTDRAAWIAEAAGTIIQALLLGTLFRNQRAVTEGLYTRASALFFCVLIMGLQASAEFGNTFVQRPILVKQKALRFYRPAAYALGQILADVPWKLIFILYSLPIYWMIGFQRTAGPFFTWLVCLYMGLMALSVMFRAIAVFTNSITRAILPVGLLLNVLIIYTGFYITPPGMKVWLSWIRYLDPMYYIFESIALNEIGSNLYACSLQNIVPRGASYNETSLQACAVSGSVAGQLNLSGRLYLMVEYGFNYFHLWRNVAINAAFFIFFSIVVTIGMERFRHASEQMATVFYRKLPSWANASPTRPTDIEKPPYVTDSKELRPISNDEIPTIGCLDNTQNVFAWHELSLELDDGRKLLHQISGWLQPGKMTALMGMSGAGKTTLLDTLAQRIQIGRISGGLYLNGQTLPASMGRRTGFVHQNDIHLASSTVREALQLSACLRRSEAVALEEKMHHVEFLIRLLEIEDIAEAIIGVPGAGLNLEQRKRVSIGVELAAKPDIVLFLDEPTSGLDGNSALSIVQLMRRLSDAGQTILCTIHQPSAQMIQQFDNLLLLIPGGKTIYFGPLGSQCQTIIDYFSRYTRCCRETENPADYILEVSGEPDVDWFKTWQQSPEYVSTQKQLQHFLQPREGNTLLSSGSDRAYAASYLEQIRVVTQRAFTNYWRDSDYVLGKIQLNIWMGLMNGLTFLQLSNDLTDSRGRMFSIFVGVITGPVLSLQIEPRFILLRDQFLARENESRVYHWSVFTISALLVEIPFTLLGGLVYWVLWYYMVEYFTISTRAGYAFLMYELYSLFVASIAQLTAALFPTVLAAQVATGFVWLVINTFNGPLSPPPLTPRGWRWFYNISPLFYFIEGIGTNAMHSLQITCRDSELTTFHVPVGETCASYAADFFASGDSTGYLVNPDATEECHYCAYADGDQYVKQYAMSYSQRGNNVGIFIGFILFNYTMAVLATYLIFIFKWRKQRKT, encoded by the exons ATGGAGACATTGGGCTGCGAAAATAATGAGTACAATGGAAGTCAAGAGACACATCAGGATGCAGAGATCGATCAACTGGTTGCCAATTTTCTTAATCGCCAGACTACCAGTGAATCAGAGCGATTGGGTGGCATCATATTCAAGGAATTGTCAGTCATAGGCGCAGGAGTTGGG CGCCAACAGATGTCCGATGTTCCCGAAACTCTACGACGTCTAAAATCGCTCGCCAACCCGGTGACCTGGTTTTCGCGAAAGGAAATTCCATCTCGGCCCATTCTGCAGCGTCTGACTGGGACAATCCGCGAAGGAGAAATGTTGATGATTCTGGGACGCCCGGGCAGTGGATGCACCACCGTGCTGAAAGCCTTGTCGAACATGAGGGACGAGTATCTGAGAATGGAGGGTGACGTCTGGTATGGCTCAATGGATGCCTCGACAGCGAGGCGAATTAGGCCCAACCAGGTGGCCTTCGTTG GGGAGGATGACATCCACTTTCCAACTTTATCTGTCAGCACCACGCTTAGGTTTGCTCTCAATGCCCGGCATTCAAACTCTGATCCGAATAGAGCCTCcaggattgaagaagacctaCAAAACCTTCTGCAGCTGATGGGTCTTGCTCATGCAGCTCAAGTCCGAATTGGAACGGACCATCTTCGTGGAGTCAGCGGCGGCCAGCGTCGTCGTGTCTCTCTCGCTGAGGCCCTCTGCACGCGTGCAAG TCTGTTCTGCTTTGACAACCCTACTCGGGGGTTGGACTCATCAACTGCCATCCGCTTTCTCACTACCATGCGCAAATACACCACCCGCAGTCGATGCATGACTGCCATGTCTTTATATCAAGCTAGTGATGTTGCAGTATCAATGTTTGACAAGATCTTAGTTCTGAATGATGGCCACGTCGCCTACTATGGCCCGGCGTCATCAGCAAAAGCCTACTTTGAGTCCCTTGGGTTTTACTGCTCCCCAAGGATCTCGGTTTCCGACTTTTTGGCGTCTATGTCAGGGCCTCTGGCAGGTCGGCAAGTTCGGGAAGACCCCCAGCGGCCGGTTCCCGTTCAGCCCGGTGATTTTGAGGCCCGGTTCAGAGAAAGCAGCTTCTACCAGCAGACGGTGCGTGAGGCTGTTGAGCCACCTCAGTCAGCAACAAGTAAAGATTCTAGAGCATCAGAATACGCTCTGCCCTTGTACCGTCAGGTATATGAGTGTACGGTACGCCATTACCAGATCTTTTTGACTGATCGGGCTGCCTGGATTGCTGAGGCGGCCGGGACAATCATCCAAGCTCTGCTTCTAGGCACTCTGTTCCGGAATCAGAGAGCCGTGACAGAAGGGCTTTATACACGTGCATCGGCCCTCTTTTTCTGCGTTTTGATCATGGGGTTGCAGGCTTCTGCTGAATTTGGGAATACCTTTGTCCAACGCCCGATATTGGTCAAGCAGAAGGCGTTGCGATTCTACCGACCCGCGGCCTACGCACTCGGTCAGATCCTCGCCGACGTACCCTGGAAGTTGATCTTCATCTTGTACTCGCTTCCCATCTACTGGATGATTGGCTTCCAGCGTACGGCGGGGCCCTTTTTCACATGGCTGGTGTGCCTCTACATGGGCCTAATGGCACTGAGTGTTATGTTTCGAGCCATAGCTGTCTTCACAAATTCCATCACTCGGGCCATTCTCCCCGTTGGGCTCTTACTCAATGTGCTGATCATCTACACGGGGTTTTATATCACACCTCCAGGAATGAAGGTCTGGCTATCATGGATCCGCTACCTTGAT CCCATGTACTATATCTTCGAGTCCATCGCCCTCAACGAGATTGGGAGCAATTTATATGCATGCAGCCTGCAGAACATCGTCCCTCGGGGGGCATCATACAATGAAACGAGTCTTCAGGCCTGTGCAGTGTCTGGGTCGGTAGCAGGCCAATTGAATCTTTCCGGAAGACTCTACCTGATGGTCGAGTATGGATTCAACTACTTCCACTTGTGGCGAAATGTTGCAATAAATgcagccttcttcatcttcttttcaaTTGTGGTAAC AATTGGAATGGAGCGATTTCGTCATGCATCTGAGCAAATGGCAACGGTGTTTTACCGCAAGCTGCCATCATGGGCGAACGCCTCACCCACCCGTCCTACGGACATTGAGAAGCCACCGTATGTGACTGACTCCAAAGAACTCAGACCCATCTCCAACGATGAGATCCCTACTATCGGCTGTCTGGACAACACACAAAATGTGTTTGCTTGGCATGAACTGTCACTTGAACTTGACGATGGAAGGAAATTGCTTCACCAAATTTCAG GATGGCTTCAACCAGGAAAGATGACTGCGTTAATGGGGATGTCGGGGGCTGGCAAG ACTACACTCCTTGATACTCTAGCTCAGCGTATCCAAATTGGCCGCATATCTGGTGGACTCTATCTGAATGGGCAGACACTTCCGGCGTCGATGGGGCGGCGTACAGGATTCGTTCACCAGAATGATATCCATCTAGCATCGTCCACAGTGCGCGAAGCACTCCAGCTGAGCGCATGCCTGCGCCGCTCAGAAGCGGTCGCcttggaagagaagatgcatCACGTGGAGTTTCTCATCCGGCTTCTGGAAATAGAAGATATCGCCGAAGCAATTATCGGAGTACCAGGGGCAGGATTGAATCTCGAACAGCGCAAGCGGGTCAGCATCGGGGTTGAGTTAGCTGCAAAGCCAGACAttgttcttttccttgatGAGCCCACGTCCGGGTTGGATGGCAATTCAGCACTCTCCATCGTGCAACTGATGCGCAGGCTATCCGATGCCGGGCAGACCATTCTCTGCACCATTCATCAACCCTCTGCGCAGATGATCCAACAGTTTGATAATTTGCTTCTGCTGATTCCAGGTGGGAAAACCATTTATTTCGGTCCGTTAGGGTCTCAGTGCCAGACTATAATCGATTACTTCTCTCGGTATACGCGATGCTGCCGGGAAACGGAAAATCCAGCGGACTACATTCTGGAAGTCAGCGGAGAGCCCGACGTAGACTGGTTCAAG ACTTGGCAGCAGTCGCCCGAGTATGTCTCCACCCAAAAGCAGCTTCAACACTTCCTTCAACCACGGGAAGGAAATACTTTGTTGTCGTCAGGCTCTGATCGAGCATATGCGGCCTCCTATCTCGAGCAGATTCGAGTGGTCACCCAACGGGCTTTCACGAACTACTGGCGCGACTCAGACTACGTGTTGGGCAAGATCCAGCTTAACATCTGGATGGGGCTGATGAACGGGCTCACATTTCTCCAGCTGTCCAACGATCTCACTGACTCCCGCGGACGCATGTTTTCTATCTTCGTCGGAGTGATCACCGGGCCCGTGCTCAGCCTCCAGATCGAACCTcgcttcatcctcctgcgCGATCAATTCCTGGCGCGAGAGAATGAGTCACGTGTATACCACTGGAGCGTCTTTACCATCAGCGCGCTTCTCGTGGAGATCCCGTTCACGCTCTTGGGAGGACTTGTATACTGGGTTCTGTGGTACTACATGGTCGAATACTTCACCATCTCAACGCGCGCTGGTTATGCCTTTCTCATGTACGAGCTCTACTCATTGTTCGTCGCGAGTATCGCTCAATTAACGGCCGCATTATTTCCCACCGTGCTGGCCGCACAGGTGGCCACTGGATTCGTCTGGCTGGTGATAAATACTTTCAATGGACCTCTCTCACCCCCACCTCTGACACCTCGCGGATGGCGCTGGTTCTATAATATCTCCCCGTTGTTCTATTTCATTGAGGGGATCGGTACCAACGCCATGCATTCACTGCAGATTACCTGCCGTGACTCCGAACTGACCACATTCCATGTGCCCGTCGGGGAGACATGTGCCTCGTATGCAGCTGACTTCTTCGCTTCAGGGGATTCCACAGGTTACCTAGTAAACCCTGACGCAACTGAGGAGTGTCACTACTGTGCCTATGCGGATGGTGATCAATAT GTCAAGCAATATGCCATGAGCTATTCACAACGGGGTAACAACGTCGGGATCTTCATTGGATTCATTCTTTTCAATTACACGATGGCCGTGTTGGCGACCTATTTGATCTTCATATTTAAATGGCGGAAACAACGGAAGACTTGA